In Drosophila simulans strain w501 chromosome X, Prin_Dsim_3.1, whole genome shotgun sequence, one DNA window encodes the following:
- the LOC6726134 gene encoding negative elongation factor D, translating into MEVEYDDSGWQGRAKGQTNPEETLEDNPQKTIQECLEKFLTPDYIMEPGIFTQLKRYFQSGGSPEEVISMLSENYKAVAQMANLLAEWLILAGVKVTEVQAMVENHLKEMILKSFDPKKADTIFTEEGETPDWLTEMIDHYTWRSLIYRLAEEYPDCLMLNFTIKLISDAGFQSEITSISTAAQQIEVFSRVLKTSIVKFLNNPDDVHGAIQECARMVCHGQHTYVYSQVLIQVLSQEQKGGFNMKRLSQEIIKYALQNNQNVTPITMALNGSAVYPQACQALTSMLTRNTLNPADITVLFRNYSGTDPPPIDLIRNPQFLELLVDALFRSGVKINPEHKPKYMFLLAYASAVIDQPAKKRPMTERMLNKEELKSTIQAIEKAHTICNVDQGSTELIAELQTLYNCIKYPVVGVGVIRWIENVVMEPSYFKLSTDSCPTHLAVLDEVAAVHPTLQQQILFLLIRLFESKQDELEILVQLEMKKMILDRMVNLLTRGCVVPVLRYIKQCCAIEDTDISLIRYFVTEVLETITHPYSPEFVQLFLPMVENEEITGTMRGEGDNDPVSEFIVHCKAHYTTV; encoded by the exons ATGGAAGTGGAATATGACGACTCTGGTTGGCAGGGCCGCGCCAAAGGACAAACAAATCCGGAG GAAACGCTTGAGGACAATCCGCAGAAGACGATACAGGAATGCCTGGAGAAGTTCCTCACACCGGACTACATCATGGAGCCGGGGATATTCACGCAGCTGAAGCGCTATTTCCAGTCGGGCGGATCTCCGGAGGAGGTTATATCGATGCTATCGGAGAACTACAAGGCGGTAGCCCAGATGGCCAACCTGCTAGCGGAGTGGCTCATCCTGGCGGGCGTCAAGGTTACCGAGGTCCAGGCCATGGTGGAGAATCATCTCAAGGAAATGATACTTAAGTCCTTCGATCCCAAGAAGGCGGACACCATATTCACGGAGGAGGGTGAGACGCCCGACTGGCTAACCGAGATGATCGACCACTATACGTGGCGCTCTCTAATCTACCGACTGGCCGAAGAATATCCCGACTGTCTAATGCTCAACTTTACAATCAAGTTGATCTCGGACGCGGGCTTCCAGAGCGAGATCACTTCCATTTCGACGGCGGCACAGCAGATTGAGGTCTTCTCGCGGGTGCTGAAGACCTCGATCGTCAAGTTTCTGAACAATCCGGATGATGTGCACGGCGCCATTCAGGAGTGCGCCCGAATGGTCTGCCATGGCCAGCACACTTACGTCTACTCCCAGGTGCTCATCCAGGTCCTCAGCCAGGAGCAGAAGGGTGGGTTCAACATGAAGCGGCTCTCTcaggaaattattaaatacgCCCTGCAGAA CAATCAAAATGTAACGCCGATTACAATGGCCCTGAATGGTTCGGCAGTCTATCCGCAGGCATGTCAAGCCCTAACTTCCATGCTCACCCGCAATACACTGAATCCCGCCGATATCACCGTGCTGTTTCGCAACTACTCTGGTACCGATCCGCCGCCCATCGACCTGATACGAAACCCTCAATTTCTTGAGCTCCTGGTGGACGCGCTCTTCCGTTCCGGCGTCAAGATCAATCCCGAGCACAAGCCGAAGTATATGTTTTTGTTAGCCTACGCGTCTGCGGTCATCGATCAGCCGGCCAAAAAGCGACCAATGACTGAGCGCATGCTAAACAAGGAGGAGCTAAAGAGCACCATCCAGGCTATCGAAAAGGCACACACCATTTGTAATGTGGACCAGGGTTCCACCGAGCTAATCGCCGAGTTGCAAACGCTCTACAATTGCATCAA ATATCCTGTGGTGGGCGTTGGTGTCATTCGGTGGATCGAAAACGTGGTTATGGAGCCTTCGTATTTCAAGCTATCCACCGACAGCTGTCCCACGCATTTGGCGGTACTCGATGAAGTGGCCGCCGTTCATCCCaccctgcagcagcagatccTCTTCCTGCTCATCCGCTTGTTTGAGTCTAAGCAGGATGAGCTGGAGATTCTCGTTCAACTGGAAATGAAGAAAATGATCCTGGACCGAATGGTTAACCTGTTGACGCGCGGCTGCGTTGTACCCGTTCTCAGATACATAAAGCAGTGCTGCGCCATCGAGGACACAGACATTTCGCTAATCCGATACTTCGTCACCGAGGTGCTGGAGACCATCACACATCCCTACTCGCCGGAGTTTGTGCAGCTGTTCCTGCCGATGGTGGAGAACGAGGAGATCACCGGCACAATGCGCGGCGAGGGCGACAACGATCCCGTCTCCGAGTTTATTG TTCACTGCAAGGCGCACTACACGACTGTATAG